The sequence ATTAATAAATGCGCAGCATAAGTAATGGTGTAATATAAAAAGGGTGGAAATATGATACTAAAAACAATGTTTTTATTAAATCCAAATTTTTTAGGGATTTATATACTTTCTGATAAAATTTGTTTATATGACCATAAAAAAAATAAAGATCAAGAGTTTTTATTTGATGAACAAATGTATCAAAAAAATATTGAAGAAAATGTTTTAAATACTTTGCCTAATGTATTTGTAACTATTCGAAAATTATTTAAACGTTGGCCTCCACTTAGGGTGATTTTATGTGGCGACATTAACTTGCCGACCTTAACGAAACCTTTTATTGAAAAAATTGCTGAAATATTCAATCTTGAAATCTATTCTATTGATTATAAACTTTGTATTGCGGTTGGGATTGGTCTGGATATTTCTGAGTTAAAAAAACATATCATTTTCATTTCATCAGATAGTTATGTTCAAGGATATATCTTGTTTGGCTCAAAAATAATAAATGAAATGAAAATTCAAATCTCAGAGGAAGTTGATACAGAAGAAGCTATATCTGTCCTACTAAAGGAGTTAAAGGCAACAATTGATTTGGATATTAAGACATTTTTTTATAATGCTAAATTTTCAAACGATACATATAATGAGATTGATATAAATTGGAGACTTGATTTTCAAGAGAACATAAATCTAATATCTATAAATAATAAACCTATATTAATAAAAAGAGATTTTGGTATATTTAAAATCAAGATTTTTGATAATGGTCGTGAGTATATCAAAAAAGGAATTAATGAATTTTGTAAAGCTGCAAAACATTTGGGAGACAATCCATAAGAAACGATCAGAGTTATCAGTTACAAGCTATAGATCAATTAAGTCTATGTTATAAAATCATAATGATCATAATAAAAAAGAGGGAACAGATTATGACTGCAATAAGTAAAGAAAAGATGATAGGGGTGATTGTTTGCATTCTTTTATTTTGCTTTATAAGCATTGCCAATGCACAGGAAAAGATAACTGACGAAACATTGATGAGCATTGATTCAGAAGTAAAGGGATACCTGGAGAAAGGGGACATTAATAACGCAGCCACTAAAATACTTGATGCCTATGAAAAGGCGGCAAATGATAAAAGCAGCTTAAGCCCTGCTGCAACAAAGGATTTATCAGACAACCTTTTTAAGATGGGTGAAGCAGTGCATAAAAAAGATGGGGCTGATAAAGCCAGGAACTGGCTTGAGAAAGCTATCGAGATGAACAATAAAAATGATGAGGCCCATATGCTTCTAGGCTGG is a genomic window of Desulfatiglans sp. containing:
- a CDS encoding tetratricopeptide repeat protein codes for the protein MTAISKEKMIGVIVCILLFCFISIANAQEKITDETLMSIDSEVKGYLEKGDINNAATKILDAYEKAANDKSSLSPAATKDLSDNLFKMGEAVHKKDGADKARNWLEKAIEMNNKNDEAHMLLGWTYFEKKDFDKSLSFFKAANAVNPSPKSYQLMAVTYFQEKAYQKALEACDAGLKRNPAAEVASAMLNIRAMSNLMLGNHDQAKNDYLAAIKIDPQNKIAISNYNKLYPKKGSK